Proteins encoded by one window of Aphidius gifuensis isolate YNYX2018 linkage group LG2, ASM1490517v1, whole genome shotgun sequence:
- the LOC122849225 gene encoding protein yellow-like has protein sequence MKYFCFTLIFLSICIAHCFGEVKRWPSRFSRAPLLERFSWKQLDWQYPDEITRNEALASGEYQPQNGLPVGIEIWKNKLFVTVPRWKIGIPSTLNYIDLDSNRGGSPKLTPYPNWSQNVAGACGTGITTAYRIYADQCDRLWVLDTGTIGIGNTTVQACPYTLNVFDLTTDKIVRQYRLRPEDINQNTFIANIAVDLGTGGCDDAFVYMSDELGYGLIVYSWANNTSWRVTHSYFMPDPLTGDYNVGGLNFQWGEEGIFGMSLSPIAADGFRTLFFHPLSSNREFAVSTEILRDPELALDSYHAFQVLPERPMGHSTSEVMDENGIQLFNLIDQNAVGCWNSLLPYSPDNLGVIARHDEALIFPADVKIKNGVIWIISDRMPNFLITSLNASDINFRILTVPLADAIAGTVCDNVPRKFAGFNSVW, from the exons atgaaatatttttgttttactctGATTTTTCTATCAATATGTATAGCACATTGTTTTGGTGAAGTTAAAAGATGGCCATCACGTTTTAGTCGTGCACCATTACTCGAAAGATTCTCCTGGAAACAGCTTGACTGGCAATATCCCGATGAGATAACACGAAATGAAGCACTTGCAAGCGGTGAATATCAGCCTCAAAATGGGCTTCCGGTCGGCATCGAAATATGGAAGAATAAGCTATTCGTCACTGTGCCTAGATGGAAAATTG GTATACCATCAACACTAAACTACATTGATTTAGATTCAAATCGTGGTGGTTCACCAAAATTAACACCGTATCCAAACTGGTCACAAAATGTTGCTGGTGCTTGTGGCACTGGTATCACAACCGCATACAG AATTTATGCTGATCAGTGTGATCGTCTTTGGGTGCTAGACACTGGGACAATTGGGATCGGTAATACAACTGTACAGGCATGTCCATATACACTAAATGTCTTTGATCTCACCACGGACAAAATTGTACGACAATATCGCCTTAGGCCAGAGGACATCAATCAG AATACTTTCATTGCAAATATCGCTGTTGACCTGGGTACTGGTGGCTGTGACGATGCTTTTGTTTATATGTCTGATGAACTTGGATATGGTCTAATTGTATATTCTTGGGCTAACAACACATCATGGCGTGTTACACATAGTTATTTCATGCCAGATCCACTAACAGGTGATTACAATGTTGGTGggttaaattttcaatgggGTGAAGAAGGTATATTTGGGATGAGTTTATCACCGATTGCTGCTGATGGATTTagaacattattttttcatccgTTGAGCAGCAATCGTGAATTCGCTGTATCTACAGAAATTCTTCGTGATCCAGAATTGGCACTGGACAGTTATCATGCCTTTCAG gTACTTCCTGAAAGACCAATGGGACATTCAACGTCTGAAGTAATGGATGAGAATGgtattcaattattcaatCTGATAGATCAAAATGCAGTCGGTTGCTGGAATTCACTCTTACCATATTCGCCAGATAATCTCGGTGTAATTGCTCGACACGATGAGGCTTTAATATTTCCTGCTGATGTCAAG atTAAAAACGGTGTGATTTGGATAATATCAGACAGGATGCCTAATTTTCTTATCACTTCACTCAATGCGAGCGACATCAATTTTAGGATTCTCACAGTTCCACTTGCTGACGCGATAGCTGGTACTGTTTGCGATAATGTACCTCGAAAATTTGCTGGGTTCAATTCAGTATGGTGA